ATTAATAATTTCTGGTGTATCCAGAATGTGTAGATTTAGCGGATTTCCATCTGCGTCGACACTATTGCTTAATGTGTTGATGTTTTTGCGAGTAACCTCATAGTCATAGGAGGGCTGATAATTATCCCTGCTAACTATAACTTCCCCAGGTTTGATAAAGCGTGCGTAAAAATCGGTATGGCCGTCCGTGATATCCATTCCTTTGATGCCTTTGAGCCAAATAATTTTACGTAATCCGAGTAGTGCCTTGAGTTCCTTCTCAACATCTATTTTTGACCATCCTGGGTTGCGGTTTTTATTGAGGATGCAGCTCTCAGTCATAATCGCGGTACCATTTCCATCAACTTCAAAGCATCCACCCTCTAGTACAATGCTGGCTCTCTCATGGATTGCTCCAGATGTATTGGCAATATACCTGGCGACGTGTTTATCTAACGAGTGTTCCTGTTTGTTACCCCAACCATTGAAGTTGAAGTTTAGTGCAATTTTCTCCCCATAGGTGGATCTTACAAAGGTGGGGGCAGTGTCACGAAGCCATAGGTCATCGACTTCAAAAGCATGAAGCTCGATTTCAAAATTTGAATTATCTAAATCCAGTAGCTCTTCTGCTTCATGTAAATTTTTTCTGCTCACCAGGAGAGATACGGGCTCATATTTGGCAATTGTGTTTGCAATTAATGCCAGATTCCTTTTCACCTCAGGAATTTGATTATGTGACCAAATATAATCATTGGCAACAAAAGCCATCCATGTTCTCTTGTGTTGACCACTTTCATCTGGCATGTGCAGTGAGTTGGAGGTTAAATTTTGCGTGGCTAATGATTTTTTTGCGAATAGGGGGCCTGCAAGTAAAAGGCTGCTTATCTTAATAAATGGTCTTCGGTCAATCATGGTGGCTTTCTGTTATTTCAGATTGTTGATTTTTTGCAGTTTTATGGAGTTGATCTTAATGTTATTTTGCGTTTGAGGCTACAGATTTGTGCGATGTTTGTGTGGGAAGTGAAAGTTCAAAGAGTTCGTTAAAATTTTTTCTTTTTAGGTGGGGTTGCTGTGCCTAAGGGGAGAATTTGTCCTGTGGGTTGGCGGTCTATATCTTTGTAATATTTTATTAATTTAAAGTATGATTAATAAAGCATTAAAATGAATAAATAATTTATTTTTGCAGTACTCGGTTCGTATCAGCCGCTACATATCATAGGGTGATTATGGTAATGTTCAGGGTCTGATAGCTAAATTTTCCTGGTTTCGGTACTCTTTTCGGTTGTAGGGGGGCACAATTACTCCTTTCATTGGTGGAGGTGCCCTTTGTATCGATAACCACCTGAACATTATGTAGAGGGGTGAAACCGAGTATTCACGTTTATACTTTACGCAGATAGCAGTGGCCTGATAATGAAGTTATTCGAGGTGGCTTGTGAAAGTACTGGTTGTTGGGGCAGGACCTACTGGTCTTACCGCTGCCGTTGAGCTTGCTCGCCTTGGTTTGTCACCAAGAATTATTGACCGTCGGGACAGCGCATCCACTCTAAGTAGGGCTGTAGGTATTACTTCCCGCAGTCTTGAATTGCTTTCGAAGTCTGGCGTTTCAGAGAAATTGATAGCTGAAGGTATTGCTGTTCAAGCTGCCTGCATCTATCTGGATACGCGTCTAGCGCTTGAATTCCCCCTTCACTCCGATCGCACCTATTTCCCCACTATTCTCGGATTGCCTCAAGACAGGACCGAATCCCTTATGGCCCAGGTACTATCAGGTATGGGTGTTGAGGTTGAATATCAGAAAGAGCTTACATTTCTTACTGAATCTGAAGGTGGAGTGGTAGCCCAGTTTGATACAGGTGAGGAGGAGCGTTTCGATCTTGTGATTGGAGCGGATGGTATCCACAGCACTGTTCGTGAGGCTGCAGGTATTAATTATCCTGGGTTTGACCTGGAGGAAGAATGGTCGATTGCCGACGTCGATACCGATGGTTGGCCCCCAAAAAGAAAGTTCACATTGGTAAAAATGGCGTCCGGAGTGGTAGCTGTTGCAGTGCCTTTAGGGGAGGGGCGCCATCGTTTGGTGGCAAGCTGTGAAGATGCCATAGGGGCTTTCCCAATGACATTGGATATCAAGAGGGTTCGTCGTCAGGGAACCTTTAAGATTTCTGTTCGCCAGGCTGAGACCTACTCGAAAGGCAGGATACACCTTGCTGGAGATGCGGCTCACTGTCATTCCCCTGTAGGTGGGCGCGGTATGAACTTGGGGATTGCAGATGCTGCTGAGCTAGCAGCTCGGGTTGTAGCAGGGCGGCTTACCGGGTATTC
This DNA window, taken from Microbulbifer sp. GL-2, encodes the following:
- a CDS encoding agmatine/peptidylarginine deiminase, whose protein sequence is MIDRRPFIKISSLLLAGPLFAKKSLATQNLTSNSLHMPDESGQHKRTWMAFVANDYIWSHNQIPEVKRNLALIANTIAKYEPVSLLVSRKNLHEAEELLDLDNSNFEIELHAFEVDDLWLRDTAPTFVRSTYGEKIALNFNFNGWGNKQEHSLDKHVARYIANTSGAIHERASIVLEGGCFEVDGNGTAIMTESCILNKNRNPGWSKIDVEKELKALLGLRKIIWLKGIKGMDITDGHTDFYARFIKPGEVIVSRDNYQPSYDYEVTRKNINTLSNSVDADGNPLNLHILDTPEIINERFGIKDFAAGYIGYYICNGAIIAQKFGDRNADEKARTVLQSAFPNHTVEQIAIDGIASGGGSVHCSTQQEIIV
- a CDS encoding NAD(P)/FAD-dependent oxidoreductase; this encodes MKVLVVGAGPTGLTAAVELARLGLSPRIIDRRDSASTLSRAVGITSRSLELLSKSGVSEKLIAEGIAVQAACIYLDTRLALEFPLHSDRTYFPTILGLPQDRTESLMAQVLSGMGVEVEYQKELTFLTESEGGVVAQFDTGEEERFDLVIGADGIHSTVREAAGINYPGFDLEEEWSIADVDTDGWPPKRKFTLVKMASGVVAVAVPLGEGRHRLVASCEDAIGAFPMTLDIKRVRRQGTFKISVRQAETYSKGRIHLAGDAAHCHSPVGGRGMNLGIADAAELAARVVAGRLTGYSELRHRVDKKVIDVTEHGRKIVTGQSLKARFEFRALIAAANSLPAVRRKLGQFAVEL